The proteins below are encoded in one region of Candidatus Brocadiaceae bacterium:
- the gmk gene encoding guanylate kinase, whose translation MGKIVIISGPSGSGKTTVCNLLGKNPQVKKSLSVTTRPPRHNEKDGESYIFVSTVEFENMIERGELAEYAKYCGSYYGTPFNSLKNALVEEILYLLEIEVQGALQIMEKFPESVSIFLLPPDKKTLTQRLIERKTDKDLDLALRLKIADKELQYADRYMFRVVNDDLDETVNTIKKILKLA comes from the coding sequence ATGGGTAAAATAGTAATTATTTCAGGTCCTTCCGGATCAGGGAAGACGACCGTTTGTAATCTTCTTGGAAAAAATCCTCAAGTAAAAAAATCGTTATCCGTAACTACTCGTCCTCCCCGACATAATGAAAAGGACGGGGAATCTTACATTTTTGTATCGACCGTTGAATTTGAAAATATGATCGAGAGGGGAGAATTGGCAGAGTATGCAAAATATTGTGGCAGCTATTATGGTACACCCTTCAACTCGTTAAAAAACGCCCTGGTGGAAGAAATTCTCTATTTACTTGAAATTGAGGTTCAGGGAGCATTGCAAATTATGGAGAAGTTTCCAGAGTCCGTTTCTATTTTTTTACTGCCGCCGGATAAAAAAACGCTGACGCAGAGATTAATAGAAAGAAAAACAGACAAAGATTTGGATTTGGCCCTTCGCTTGAAAATTGCAGATAAGGAATTACAATATGCGGATCGGTATATGTTTCGTGTGGTAAATGATGATTTGGACGAAACGGTCAATACAATAAAAAAAATATTAAAACTAGCATAA
- a CDS encoding YicC family protein, producing MLKSMTGFGIAEFKDEECTVRVELRSVNNKFLKITSRLPDILQPFENELERPIRKKIIRGSVILNVNYKSLHKEPEYVVSRDRLKEYYQLLNEVKNEIGSKEEISVNSLLMFPGILQKGNNLQWDADRIFSHSVGLINEALDRMIEMRCVEGAYLEKDIEQRKTFVFSMLEKFETRMPIVVQEYSQRLQNRITSLLAGMDIGLEYNDLYREIAIFAERSDIAEEISRLKSHLHQLQDTIALNEPVGRKLDFIVQEMFRETNTMCSKANDSLMLKDLVNVKTEIEKIREQVLNIE from the coding sequence ATGTTAAAAAGTATGACAGGGTTTGGTATTGCTGAATTTAAGGATGAAGAGTGTACGGTGCGCGTGGAACTTCGTTCCGTAAATAATAAATTCTTGAAAATAACCTCTCGATTGCCCGATATATTGCAACCATTTGAAAATGAACTGGAACGTCCGATACGGAAAAAAATTATTCGAGGTTCTGTAATCTTAAATGTAAATTATAAATCACTTCATAAAGAGCCTGAATATGTTGTGAGTAGAGACAGGCTAAAAGAGTACTATCAGTTGTTGAATGAAGTCAAAAATGAAATTGGTTCAAAAGAAGAAATATCTGTAAATTCTCTTTTAATGTTTCCAGGCATTCTTCAGAAGGGAAACAACCTGCAGTGGGATGCCGATAGGATATTTTCCCATAGTGTTGGTCTTATTAATGAGGCTTTGGACAGGATGATAGAAATGAGGTGTGTGGAGGGCGCATATCTCGAAAAAGATATCGAACAGAGAAAAACGTTTGTTTTTTCAATGCTGGAAAAATTTGAAACAAGGATGCCTATTGTAGTACAGGAATATAGCCAGCGTTTACAAAATAGGATTACTTCCTTATTGGCTGGAATGGATATCGGGTTAGAATATAATGATTTATATCGTGAAATAGCTATTTTTGCTGAACGGTCGGATATTGCCGAAGAGATTAGCCGGCTCAAGAGCCATTTGCATCAACTTCAGGATACCATAGCGTTGAATGAACCTGTAGGAAGAAAGCTTGATTTTATCGTCCAGGAAATGTTTAGAGAGACGAATACCATGTGTTCAAAGGCAAATGATAGTCTCATGTTGAAAGACTTGGTGAACGTAAAAACGGAAATTGAAAAAATCCGGGAACAGGTATTGAATATTGAATAA